The Bacillota bacterium genome has a window encoding:
- a CDS encoding IS630 family transposase, with amino-acid sequence MQEIVRRSPRLYGLDRSRWWLAGVHQQVEWLRGYSLGGIYQICRRLGIRYKRGRVYVHSPDPQYDQKMAAVAAIRALVAAQPGRFVLLYEDECTYYRRPMVAQGYGVVGSDLPHARQGLRPNWRRRVAASLDFSSGRLLSWQCSRFDRATLIRYYRWIEACYPDAERIYVVQDNWPVHFHEEVLAALTNSKVVVVALPTYAPWTNPVEKVWRKLYQEVLHLHDFRDDWEGLQEAVQRWLDRFGAGSAELLRYVGLCPD; translated from the coding sequence CTGCAGGAGATAGTGCGTCGTTCGCCCCGGCTGTATGGTCTTGACCGGAGCCGATGGTGGTTAGCGGGTGTGCACCAGCAGGTGGAGTGGCTGCGCGGTTACTCGTTAGGTGGGATTTACCAGATATGCCGTCGGCTGGGCATTCGTTACAAGCGGGGTCGTGTGTATGTGCATTCTCCCGACCCTCAATACGACCAGAAGATGGCGGCAGTAGCGGCGATAAGGGCATTAGTGGCGGCGCAGCCGGGTCGTTTTGTGCTGTTGTATGAAGATGAGTGCACCTACTATCGTCGCCCGATGGTAGCTCAGGGGTATGGTGTGGTGGGCAGTGATTTGCCCCATGCCCGTCAAGGTTTGCGCCCGAACTGGCGCAGGCGGGTTGCTGCCAGTTTAGATTTTTCTTCTGGGCGTTTACTCAGTTGGCAATGCAGTCGGTTTGACCGTGCGACCTTGATTCGTTATTATCGGTGGATAGAGGCGTGCTATCCTGATGCGGAACGGATTTACGTGGTTCAGGACAACTGGCCGGTTCACTTTCACGAGGAGGTGTTGGCTGCTCTGACAAACAGCAAGGTGGTTGTGGTGGCATTACCGACCTATGCTCCGTGGACTAATCCTGTAGAGAAGGTGTGGCGCAAACTGTATCAGGAGGTGTTGCACCTGCACGATTTTAGAGACGATTGGGAGGGGTTGCAGGAGGCAGTGCAGCGGTGGTTAGACAGGTTCGGCGCAGGTTCCGCCGAACTGTTACGCTACGTTGGTTTATGTCCGGATTAA
- a CDS encoding DUF4838 domain-containing protein, translating to MHRWLCALWILIYPLSVAMGDVEVRRGDYEARLGANGLEVRYRGVPVVSGSRFTLFKPGYAGAYFSQADFTGLTTQVEDDRITVTGRIAEIDAQFTHRTVVDKDGVQVWFTLRLDHPMESSPVELALLMFPPEEFAGGSYRLDSLYGQARPQPLPLEKPKTSAAGTQLIASGVRGITLYGRRVALAVENLGEVAPSFFDMRSRDFPQPERVYWLLYQWAATSGETTCGVRLQASAVTQPAGQTGKVGRISLVEGGRRMEVQHIFVHPQAHPIEKAAARELQRYLREMTGKEIPVTEGNGNGLPSQGVVYVGRSDPAKARTLYDDAEYEPLGSDGFILRLKGGNLLAAGGGYRGTTYAVYRLLERLGCRFYSTEMEIVPSRPTLDIRAPLNLTEKPAFEWRTMWGRIYPMTAGLSPGEWEAKVGDLDVPKMMGIPPRGFWHHTMGFLLPADSVPKEYLAEIGGERRITEPHLQQYCLSNPGLQKAMTEAVLRWIESDPDPVYYPVHYGDTGQFCQCERCKAWYEEHGSLTDAVIWFNNQIAREVAKRFPGKFVTTLAYWSTRKPPVKERPEPNHLIIFCAIVECQARPWSHPVNVQRNVIADLERWIAIHPLGAQGIITFEYPTTYYYVGYPYPALYAFAENLKYYRQLGIRGVYICGLTDGHLVHLYSYVMPRLMWNPDASLRRLIDEFCKAWYGKAWQPMRDYVHRLHQSAFESRSEGVMDCHAGPGQQFFRELFTREWLDKQIYPLLAKAESLAESELIKRRIWREKWGVLFTDLFVNVQRGRDLVPDESVRGYAWRMPTAQDYRRMAEMLQITRVTGRSWTVAPGVTLSGIIGFEPSRTPWWECPRVRRLMEDPDGAYREDSAAMSEEQIARYLVRLESPYLIADITPAPGGRIWRLYHKPSRQDLFWRGAIDWLALQKGTDPRRYVNFGGYEEYAGEPFGSPGWSEQYQFNVSPDRRSVTVTRDLSNGLQLTRTITLAADEAAIEIESRLTNRSDQPVANVVLRTHPQFRVSSEDSSARLVVRKADGSWHEMPLRSETYLRGADLPAGAWGIAVGQKGITIVNEFDPSQVRQCYLYTWREFTNLELFSPVKTLAPGESLVLRHRYVVRR from the coding sequence ATGCATCGGTGGCTGTGTGCCCTGTGGATACTGATTTATCCGCTCAGCGTGGCGATGGGCGATGTGGAGGTGCGCCGCGGTGATTACGAGGCGCGGCTGGGCGCAAACGGATTGGAGGTGCGCTACAGGGGCGTGCCTGTGGTCTCGGGAAGCCGGTTCACATTGTTCAAGCCGGGGTACGCCGGTGCATACTTCTCGCAGGCGGATTTCACCGGTCTGACCACTCAGGTAGAAGACGACCGTATCACTGTCACCGGGCGCATCGCCGAGATAGATGCCCAGTTTACCCACCGCACAGTGGTGGATAAGGACGGCGTGCAGGTTTGGTTCACCCTGCGATTAGACCACCCAATGGAGTCCAGTCCGGTGGAGCTCGCGCTGTTGATGTTTCCGCCGGAGGAGTTCGCGGGGGGCAGCTACCGTCTGGATAGCCTCTATGGGCAGGCGCGTCCTCAGCCCTTGCCTCTGGAAAAGCCGAAGACCTCTGCCGCAGGCACGCAGCTGATAGCGTCCGGCGTGCGCGGTATCACGCTCTATGGGCGGAGAGTGGCTCTGGCAGTAGAAAATCTGGGCGAGGTAGCCCCCAGTTTTTTCGACATGCGTTCGCGTGATTTTCCCCAGCCAGAGCGAGTGTACTGGCTACTCTACCAGTGGGCGGCGACGAGCGGGGAGACCACCTGCGGCGTGAGGTTGCAGGCAAGTGCCGTCACGCAACCTGCTGGGCAGACAGGCAAAGTGGGCAGGATATCGCTGGTGGAAGGAGGCAGGCGTATGGAGGTTCAGCACATTTTCGTGCATCCGCAGGCGCATCCGATTGAGAAAGCCGCGGCGCGTGAGCTGCAGCGTTACCTGCGCGAGATGACCGGCAAAGAGATACCGGTGACGGAAGGCAACGGCAACGGTTTGCCTTCGCAGGGCGTGGTATACGTGGGCAGGAGCGACCCTGCAAAAGCACGCACTCTATACGATGATGCGGAGTATGAACCGCTTGGCTCCGATGGCTTTATCCTCCGCCTGAAAGGGGGCAATTTGCTGGCGGCAGGAGGCGGGTATCGCGGCACGACGTACGCCGTTTACCGGTTGCTGGAACGGCTGGGCTGCCGGTTCTACTCCACCGAGATGGAAATCGTTCCGTCCAGGCCCACGCTGGACATCCGCGCCCCGCTGAACCTCACCGAAAAACCTGCCTTCGAGTGGCGGACGATGTGGGGCAGGATTTACCCGATGACCGCGGGACTGTCGCCCGGCGAATGGGAGGCAAAGGTAGGCGACCTGGATGTGCCCAAGATGATGGGCATCCCGCCGCGCGGCTTCTGGCACCACACCATGGGCTTCCTGCTGCCTGCCGACAGCGTGCCAAAAGAATACCTGGCGGAGATTGGCGGCGAGCGGCGCATCACTGAACCGCACCTGCAGCAATACTGCCTCTCCAACCCCGGTCTGCAGAAGGCAATGACCGAAGCGGTGCTGCGCTGGATCGAAAGTGACCCAGACCCCGTGTACTACCCCGTACACTACGGCGACACCGGACAGTTCTGCCAGTGCGAACGATGCAAGGCGTGGTACGAGGAGCACGGCAGCCTCACCGATGCGGTGATATGGTTCAACAACCAGATAGCACGCGAAGTGGCAAAGCGGTTTCCCGGCAAGTTTGTCACCACGCTGGCATACTGGTCCACGCGCAAGCCGCCTGTCAAGGAACGTCCTGAACCCAACCACCTGATTATCTTCTGCGCGATTGTAGAGTGTCAGGCGCGTCCCTGGTCGCACCCTGTTAACGTGCAGCGCAACGTGATTGCGGATTTGGAGCGGTGGATTGCCATACATCCGCTGGGCGCGCAGGGCATCATCACCTTCGAGTATCCCACCACCTACTACTACGTGGGCTATCCTTACCCCGCCCTTTACGCCTTCGCCGAGAATCTGAAGTACTACCGGCAGCTGGGCATTCGCGGGGTGTACATCTGTGGATTGACCGATGGACATCTGGTGCATCTCTATTCGTACGTGATGCCCCGCCTGATGTGGAACCCCGACGCCAGCCTGCGCAGGCTGATAGACGAGTTCTGCAAAGCGTGGTACGGCAAGGCATGGCAGCCGATGCGCGACTACGTGCACCGCCTGCACCAGAGCGCGTTTGAGTCCAGAAGCGAAGGGGTCATGGACTGCCACGCCGGACCGGGGCAACAGTTCTTCCGCGAGCTGTTCACGCGCGAGTGGCTGGACAAGCAGATTTACCCGCTTCTCGCGAAGGCGGAATCGCTGGCAGAGAGTGAGCTTATCAAACGACGCATCTGGCGGGAGAAATGGGGGGTGCTGTTCACCGACCTTTTTGTGAACGTTCAGCGCGGAAGAGACCTGGTGCCCGACGAGAGTGTGCGAGGATACGCATGGCGGATGCCCACCGCGCAGGATTACCGGCGCATGGCAGAGATGCTGCAGATTACCCGGGTCACCGGGCGAAGCTGGACGGTCGCGCCGGGCGTTACCCTGTCGGGCATCATCGGGTTCGAGCCGAGCCGTACACCGTGGTGGGAGTGCCCGCGCGTGCGCCGGCTGATGGAAGACCCCGACGGAGCCTACCGGGAAGACAGCGCCGCGATGAGCGAGGAGCAGATAGCGCGCTATCTCGTTCGGCTGGAAAGCCCTTATCTGATTGCGGACATCACTCCCGCACCCGGAGGACGGATTTGGCGGCTCTACCACAAACCGTCGAGGCAAGATCTCTTCTGGCGAGGGGCAATTGACTGGCTGGCGCTGCAAAAAGGTACCGACCCGCGCCGATATGTGAACTTCGGGGGCTATGAGGAGTACGCAGGAGAACCGTTTGGCTCGCCCGGCTGGTCAGAGCAGTATCAGTTCAACGTCTCGCCTGACCGACGTAGCGTCACCGTGACGCGCGACCTGTCCAACGGTTTGCAGCTCACGCGCACCATTACCCTTGCTGCGGACGAGGCTGCGATAGAGATCGAGTCGCGCCTGACCAACCGCAGCGACCAACCCGTTGCGAACGTGGTGTTGCGCACGCATCCGCAGTTCCGCGTATCGTCTGAGGACTCGTCTGCTCGCCTTGTGGTGCGTAAAGCGGATGGCAGCTGGCACGAGATGCCGTTGCGCTCCGAGACCTACCTGCGCGGGGCAGACCTGCCTGCGGGCGCGTGGGGCATTGCAGTGGGACAGAAAGGAATCACCATCGTGAACGAATTCGACCCCTCGCAGGTGCGGCAGTGCTACCTGTATACCTGGCGGGAGTTCACGAACCTGGAGCTGTTCTCACCGGTGAAGACGCTTGCGCCGGGGGAGAGTCTGGTCTTGAGGCACCGGTACGTGGTGCGTCGTTAA
- a CDS encoding tail fiber domain-containing protein has protein sequence MLRTLTNWGLLALGLLATITAHAQPFTYQGMLKQAGIPANGNYDLQFSLWTAASGGSQVGSTLTLSNVNVAWGVFSVELDFGAVWNGSARYLQIAVRPAGSGGYTTLSPRVRVTPTPYAVYALTAPWSGISGMPAGFADGVDNDTTYLAGGGLQLVGTTFSIASGGVVTSMLADGAVTDAKLSGTGVSSGTYGSATEVARITVNAQGRITSASNVAISGVTPGGSAGGDLSRTYPNPTVVGLQTRPVSSTAPSSGQVLKWDGSAWAPAPDDAGGLTLPFSGSANVGWGAVFSIVNTAPSGDAYGVFGQSESPFGSGVVGWATATSGSGWGVFGQSASPFGRGVYGLASATSGTNYGVFGHSSSPNGVGGYFRSGGKAGARITDPNNNYHSDWPATWAGGLETWDIVCASIRYTALVARSDERLKREIQPLDTSNELQRLLQLRPVSYYWRDERLSQERQYGFIAQELQGVFPELVEEGGDEKTLSVNYQALIPLLVNALQEQEARIHRLEAELQQLRAILAQKR, from the coding sequence TTCAGTTCAGCCTGTGGACAGCCGCCTCTGGTGGCTCACAGGTCGGTTCCACCCTGACCCTCAGCAATGTGAATGTGGCGTGGGGGGTGTTCAGCGTGGAACTGGACTTCGGCGCGGTGTGGAATGGTTCGGCGCGTTATCTGCAAATTGCGGTTCGCCCAGCGGGCAGTGGGGGTTATACCACGCTGTCGCCTCGTGTGCGGGTGACGCCGACGCCGTATGCAGTGTATGCGTTGACTGCGCCGTGGAGTGGCATCAGCGGGATGCCTGCAGGTTTTGCAGACGGAGTGGACAACGACACCACTTATTTAGCGGGAGGGGGTTTGCAATTGGTCGGGACCACCTTCTCCATCGCGTCGGGTGGGGTGGTCACCAGCATGCTGGCGGATGGTGCGGTGACGGATGCCAAGTTGTCGGGCACAGGGGTGTCGTCTGGCACCTACGGTTCCGCGACGGAGGTGGCGCGCATTACGGTGAACGCGCAGGGTCGGATTACCTCAGCGAGCAATGTGGCTATATCTGGGGTCACTCCGGGTGGTAGTGCGGGTGGTGACCTGAGTAGGACGTATCCGAACCCGACGGTGGTGGGTTTGCAGACGCGCCCGGTATCTTCTACAGCGCCTTCCAGCGGTCAGGTCTTGAAGTGGGATGGTAGCGCGTGGGCGCCTGCGCCGGATGATGCAGGCGGCTTGACGCTTCCGTTTTCCGGGAGCGCGAATGTGGGTTGGGGTGCGGTGTTTTCCATCGTGAACACCGCCCCCAGCGGCGACGCCTACGGCGTGTTTGGTCAGAGCGAGAGCCCGTTCGGTAGTGGCGTGGTCGGCTGGGCAACCGCCACCAGCGGCTCCGGCTGGGGCGTGTTTGGGCAAAGCGCCAGCCCGTTCGGTCGTGGCGTGTACGGCTTGGCTTCCGCCACCAGCGGCACCAACTACGGCGTGTTCGGTCATAGCTCCAGCCCTAATGGTGTTGGCGGCTACTTCCGCTCGGGCGGCAAGGCAGGCGCCCGCATCACGGATCCCAACAACAACTACCATTCCGACTGGCCTGCTACCTGGGCTGGCGGACTGGAGACTTGGGACATCGTCTGCGCCAGCATCAGATACACTGCTCTCGTCGCCCGCTCCGATGAGCGCCTCAAGCGGGAGATTCAGCCCCTGGACACCAGCAACGAACTCCAGCGGCTGTTGCAACTGCGTCCTGTGTCGTACTACTGGCGGGATGAGCGCTTGAGCCAGGAGCGGCAGTACGGCTTTATCGCGCAGGAGTTGCAGGGAGTGTTCCCTGAGCTGGTGGAGGAAGGTGGCGATGAGAAGACCCTCTCGGTGAACTATCAGGCGCTCATTCCGTTGCTGGTGAACGCCTTGCAGGAGCAAGAGGCGCGCATCCATCGGCTGGAGGCAGAACTGCAACAGTTGCGTGCGATACTTGCCCAGAAACGCTAA
- a CDS encoding glycoside hydrolase N-terminal domain-containing protein, with product MRTTSQEDLWKIWYREPAPIEAPTTNAWKDSPGWVRALPIGNGRLGAMIYGGTEEERIQLNEKSLWSGQPQDADNPDAPRYLPEIRRLLFEGKYAQAQQLAAEKFVCRGAGSGHGNGANVPFGCYQMLGDLRLTFDGHREVQDYRRELNLQTGIARVVYRVGNVRYTREHFASLEDQVLVIRLVSSQKGALSFDATLSRPERGMVNAAGRTELLLSGELMGGLRYTAKLRAISEGGKVTTEGQVLRVREADAVTLLLAAATSYEGKEPLSLTNKMMRDAARKDYRLLKDAHLDAHQRLFYRVGLSLGGEEASRLPTDERLERVKRGEPDPHLVALYFQFGRYLLIASSQPGTLPANLQGIWADGIQTPWNCDYHTDINVQMNYWIAEVGALPECAEPLIEFIDRLREPGRKTARVHYGLSGWVVHTVTNVWGFTSPGERPEWGQFPAAAGWLCQHLWERYAFSLDKKVLKRVYPIMKEAAEFYLQFLVPEPKHGWLVTAPSISPENAFRTVDGQTVSVCYAPTMDMQILRELFTNCIEASRILGVDEGFRQRLEEARARLAPMQIGIHGQLQEWIEDFDEADPGHRHMSHLYGLHPGNQITPRGTPDLARAARVSLERRLAHGGGHTGWSRAWLVNFWARLEDGERAYENLMALLKQSTLPNLFDTHPPFQIDGNLGGAAGIAEMLLQSHAGEIHLLPALPRAWQEGYVQGLRARGNVRVDIFWKGGKLTRAVLRMAVDGSYRIRIPAGQRVELVTHNGRPVPFETTGDGTVTLQARSNHTYNLIVR from the coding sequence ATGAGAACGACCTCTCAGGAAGACCTCTGGAAAATCTGGTATCGTGAGCCTGCGCCCATAGAAGCACCCACCACCAACGCATGGAAAGACTCGCCCGGCTGGGTGCGTGCACTGCCGATAGGCAACGGCAGGCTTGGCGCGATGATTTACGGCGGCACTGAGGAAGAGCGCATCCAGTTGAACGAAAAGAGCCTGTGGTCCGGACAGCCTCAGGATGCGGATAACCCCGACGCGCCGCGCTACCTGCCCGAAATCCGACGCCTGCTGTTTGAGGGCAAATACGCTCAGGCGCAGCAGCTGGCGGCGGAGAAGTTCGTGTGTCGGGGGGCGGGGTCAGGACATGGCAATGGCGCAAATGTGCCCTTTGGCTGTTACCAGATGCTGGGGGATTTACGCCTGACCTTCGATGGGCATCGCGAGGTGCAGGATTACCGGCGCGAGCTGAACCTGCAAACGGGCATCGCACGGGTGGTGTACCGCGTGGGAAACGTGCGATATACCCGTGAGCACTTCGCCAGTTTGGAAGACCAGGTGCTGGTGATACGTCTGGTGAGCAGTCAGAAGGGGGCGCTGAGCTTTGATGCCACTCTCAGCCGCCCCGAGCGCGGAATGGTGAACGCCGCCGGGCGCACAGAGCTGCTACTGTCGGGTGAGCTGATGGGCGGTCTGCGTTATACCGCGAAGCTCAGGGCCATCTCTGAGGGAGGCAAGGTCACCACAGAAGGACAGGTATTGCGCGTGCGAGAAGCGGACGCGGTGACCCTTCTGCTTGCTGCGGCGACCTCCTACGAAGGCAAGGAGCCTCTCTCGTTGACGAACAAGATGATGCGCGACGCCGCGCGAAAGGATTATAGACTCCTCAAAGATGCCCATCTCGACGCGCACCAGAGGCTGTTTTATCGGGTAGGACTGAGTTTGGGCGGGGAAGAAGCATCGCGCCTGCCCACCGACGAGCGGCTGGAGCGGGTGAAACGCGGCGAGCCCGACCCGCATCTGGTTGCCCTTTACTTTCAGTTTGGTCGCTACTTGCTGATTGCCAGCAGCCAGCCCGGCACCCTCCCTGCCAATCTGCAGGGCATTTGGGCAGATGGTATTCAGACACCCTGGAACTGCGACTACCACACCGACATCAACGTGCAGATGAACTACTGGATAGCGGAGGTCGGCGCGCTGCCCGAATGTGCAGAGCCGCTGATAGAGTTCATTGACCGCCTGCGCGAGCCGGGGCGCAAAACCGCAAGGGTGCATTATGGCTTGAGCGGCTGGGTAGTACATACGGTGACCAACGTGTGGGGGTTCACTTCGCCCGGAGAGCGACCGGAGTGGGGACAGTTCCCCGCGGCGGCGGGATGGTTATGCCAGCATCTCTGGGAACGGTACGCCTTCTCGCTGGATAAGAAGGTGCTGAAGCGCGTTTACCCCATCATGAAAGAGGCGGCGGAGTTCTACCTGCAGTTTCTGGTTCCCGAACCGAAGCATGGCTGGCTGGTGACCGCCCCGTCTATCTCTCCCGAAAACGCCTTTCGCACTGTCGATGGGCAAACCGTCAGCGTGTGCTATGCTCCGACGATGGACATGCAGATACTGCGCGAGCTGTTCACCAATTGTATCGAAGCCAGTCGCATTCTGGGGGTGGATGAGGGCTTTCGCCAGAGGCTCGAGGAAGCGCGCGCCCGTCTCGCTCCCATGCAGATTGGCATACACGGACAGCTTCAGGAGTGGATAGAGGATTTCGATGAGGCGGATCCCGGACACCGGCACATGTCGCACCTGTACGGGTTGCACCCCGGCAATCAGATTACCCCGCGGGGTACCCCTGACCTGGCACGGGCAGCCCGTGTTTCACTGGAACGGCGCCTGGCACACGGTGGTGGACATACCGGCTGGAGCCGTGCGTGGTTGGTGAACTTCTGGGCGCGGCTGGAAGATGGCGAGAGGGCATACGAGAACCTGATGGCGCTACTGAAGCAGTCTACCCTGCCCAACCTGTTCGATACTCACCCGCCCTTCCAGATCGACGGCAACCTCGGTGGAGCGGCAGGCATCGCCGAGATGCTGCTGCAGAGCCACGCGGGGGAGATCCATCTGCTGCCCGCTTTGCCCCGGGCATGGCAGGAAGGCTATGTGCAGGGCTTGCGGGCGCGCGGAAACGTGCGGGTGGACATCTTCTGGAAGGGCGGTAAACTGACCCGCGCGGTGTTGCGGATGGCTGTCGACGGCAGTTACCGCATCCGTATTCCTGCGGGACAGAGGGTGGAACTGGTCACTCACAACGGCAGGCCGGTGCCGTTTGAAACCACCGGCGACGGTACCGTCACCTTGCAAGCAAGAAGCAACCACACCTACAACCTGATAGTGCGGTAG
- the tpiA gene encoding triose-phosphate isomerase, with product MPDQLIAGNWKMHGTVAWSLALVEELKHRNLDALNAEVCICPPFTALYAVHQALRGTDIKLGAQDVFWKDQGAYTSQIAPPMLTELGVSYVIIGHSETRGRFGVPEPDFTDEILRHFGENDATVNLKVKAALLHGLTPIVCVGETLAERQDGQTDAVITAQVKRDIEGLDPAEVGCLVFAYEPVWAIGTGEVCDAPEANRVCALIRRIATELCGEENASGLRVLYGGSVKPDNAHDLLAQPHIDGALVGGASLSAASFAEIVSHAHKIANHRNNGA from the coding sequence ATGCCTGACCAACTGATAGCCGGAAACTGGAAGATGCATGGTACCGTAGCGTGGTCGCTGGCGCTGGTCGAAGAGCTGAAACACCGCAATCTGGACGCGCTGAACGCCGAGGTGTGCATCTGTCCGCCTTTTACCGCGCTGTATGCGGTGCATCAGGCGCTGCGCGGCACAGACATCAAGCTGGGCGCGCAGGATGTGTTCTGGAAGGATCAGGGCGCATACACCAGCCAGATTGCCCCGCCGATGTTGACCGAGCTGGGCGTGAGTTACGTGATTATTGGACACTCGGAGACGCGCGGGCGGTTCGGTGTGCCTGAGCCGGACTTCACCGACGAAATCCTGCGGCACTTCGGTGAGAACGATGCCACCGTCAACCTGAAGGTGAAAGCGGCGTTGCTGCACGGGTTGACGCCCATCGTGTGCGTCGGGGAGACCCTCGCCGAGCGGCAGGATGGACAGACCGATGCCGTCATCACCGCGCAGGTGAAGCGGGATATTGAGGGGCTGGACCCCGCGGAGGTTGGCTGTCTGGTATTCGCCTACGAGCCGGTCTGGGCGATTGGCACTGGCGAGGTGTGCGACGCCCCAGAGGCGAACCGCGTCTGTGCACTGATTCGGCGTATCGCCACCGAGCTGTGTGGTGAGGAGAACGCCAGCGGGCTTCGTGTGCTGTATGGCGGCTCTGTGAAACCGGACAATGCGCATGACCTGCTCGCACAGCCCCATATCGATGGGGCGCTGGTAGGCGGTGCAAGTCTGTCGGCGGCGTCTTTTGCGGAGATTGTGTCGCACGCGCATAAGATTGCAAACCATCGCAACAACGGCGCATAG
- a CDS encoding helix-turn-helix domain-containing protein, with translation MPKKSQLNLSAQQRQQLERVRDSHPQPYVRERAAAILKIADGQSARQVAKQGLLRARDKDTVCRWVRRYQTEGLEGLKVRPGRGRKPAFSPSARHTRSRCRATAGDSASFAPAVWS, from the coding sequence ATGCCGAAAAAATCCCAACTGAACTTGTCCGCCCAGCAACGACAGCAGTTGGAGCGGGTGCGAGACAGCCATCCTCAACCCTACGTGCGGGAGCGGGCAGCCGCCATCCTGAAGATAGCCGACGGGCAGTCAGCTCGGCAAGTGGCTAAGCAGGGGCTGCTGCGCGCACGGGACAAGGACACGGTATGCCGGTGGGTGCGTCGGTATCAGACAGAGGGGTTGGAAGGATTAAAGGTGCGACCGGGACGCGGGCGCAAGCCCGCTTTTTCCCCCTCAGCACGCCACACCCGAAGCCGCTGCCGGGCAACTGCAGGAGATAGTGCGTCGTTCGCCCCGGCTGTATGGTCTTGA
- a CDS encoding alpha-L-fucosidase, whose protein sequence is MHPKPTPQQLAWQEAELSMFLHFGMNTFTDREWGEGNEDPKWFNPSQLDTEQWVQVAKECGFKYLILTAKHHDGFCLWQTRYTDHCVRNSSWRMGKGDVVREFARACQQAGLKMGIYLSPWDRHERTYGDSPAYNRYFINQLTELLTQYGEVAEVWFDGACGEGPNGRKQEYDWQGYYAVIRRLQPNALVAICGPDIRWVGNEDGYAAETEWSVQDPVPAFHGNVSGKVWWPAECDVSIRPGWFYHAQEDTKVKSLEHLLDIYFRSVGRNSVLLLNVPPDRRGLLPDPDVQRLREWRKALDRIFATDLARRKPVRTSSAQRGHAGASVVDGKGDTYWVPNELPASLEIDLRQPTAFNIVMLQEYIAEGQHVEEYSIEAWTPAGWQEIKRGTTIGHKKLDRLAPVNTTRVRVNILKSRALPLIRNVSLYSAPEVKAV, encoded by the coding sequence ATGCATCCCAAACCGACGCCACAACAGCTTGCCTGGCAGGAAGCGGAACTGAGCATGTTCCTGCACTTTGGTATGAACACCTTTACCGACCGTGAATGGGGCGAGGGGAACGAAGACCCAAAGTGGTTCAATCCCTCGCAACTGGACACCGAGCAATGGGTACAGGTCGCTAAGGAGTGCGGGTTCAAGTACCTCATCCTTACCGCCAAACACCACGATGGTTTCTGTCTGTGGCAAACGCGATACACTGACCATTGTGTCAGGAACAGCTCCTGGCGCATGGGTAAAGGAGATGTTGTACGCGAATTTGCCCGTGCCTGCCAGCAGGCGGGGCTGAAGATGGGTATCTATCTCTCACCCTGGGACCGGCACGAGCGCACCTACGGTGACTCTCCTGCCTACAACCGCTACTTCATCAACCAGCTGACCGAACTGCTCACGCAGTACGGCGAGGTGGCGGAAGTATGGTTCGACGGCGCGTGTGGTGAGGGACCCAACGGACGTAAACAGGAATACGACTGGCAGGGCTACTACGCGGTGATACGCAGGCTGCAACCCAACGCCCTTGTCGCCATCTGCGGACCCGACATCCGCTGGGTGGGCAATGAGGACGGTTACGCCGCGGAAACCGAGTGGAGCGTACAGGACCCTGTACCCGCCTTTCACGGCAACGTGTCGGGCAAGGTGTGGTGGCCCGCCGAGTGCGACGTGTCCATCCGCCCCGGCTGGTTTTACCACGCGCAGGAAGATACAAAGGTCAAATCGCTGGAGCACCTGCTGGATATCTACTTCAGGTCCGTAGGGCGCAACAGCGTGTTGCTGCTGAATGTGCCTCCGGACAGACGCGGACTGCTACCCGACCCGGATGTGCAGAGGCTGCGCGAGTGGCGTAAGGCGCTGGACCGCATTTTCGCCACCGACCTTGCCCGGCGAAAGCCCGTTCGCACCAGCAGCGCACAGCGCGGACACGCAGGTGCATCGGTGGTTGACGGGAAGGGCGACACCTACTGGGTGCCAAACGAACTGCCTGCTTCCCTGGAGATAGACCTGCGCCAGCCGACCGCTTTCAACATCGTGATGCTTCAGGAGTACATCGCGGAAGGACAGCATGTGGAAGAGTACTCCATCGAGGCGTGGACGCCTGCAGGCTGGCAGGAGATCAAACGGGGCACCACCATCGGACACAAGAAACTGGACAGGCTCGCGCCGGTCAACACCACGCGCGTGCGGGTAAACATTCTGAAGTCTCGGGCGCTGCCGTTGATTCGTAACGTGAGCCTGTATTCTGCTCCCGAGGTGAAGGCGGTATGA